In Vibrio bathopelagicus, the following are encoded in one genomic region:
- the leuA gene encoding 2-isopropylmalate synthase: MNDQVIIFDTTLRDGEQALAASLTVKEKLQIAYALERLGVDVIEAGFPISSPGDFESVQTIAKHIKDSRICALSRAVAKDIDAAAEALKVADQFRIHTFISTSTVHVQDKLRRSYDDVVEMAVKAVKHARNYTDDVEFSCEDAGRTPIDNLCRMVEAAINAGAKTINIPDTVGYTVPNEFGGIIKTLFDRVPNIDQAIISVHCHDDLGMSVANSIAAVQAGARQIEGTINGIGERAGNCSLEEIAMIIKTRQELLGVHTGLDHKEIHRTSKLVSQLCHMPIQDNKAIVGANAFSHSSGIHQDGMLKNKNTYEIMTPESIGLKNKALNLTSRSGRAAVKSHMDAMGYKDNEYNLDSLYEDFLKLADRKGQVFDYDLEALMHFANLRDEDDFYKLNYLSVQSGSVMSTTSIKLQCGDEEKCEAAVGNGPVDALYQCIYRLTGYEIALDKFDLTAKGEGEDGLGQADIIANYKGRKYHGTGVSTDIVEASGQALLHVINSIQRADTIAEMKQQKFATV, encoded by the coding sequence ATGAACGATCAAGTAATAATTTTTGATACTACCTTACGTGACGGCGAGCAAGCATTGGCAGCAAGCCTTACGGTAAAAGAGAAGTTACAGATCGCTTATGCTCTTGAGAGACTGGGTGTAGATGTTATCGAAGCTGGCTTCCCTATCTCTTCTCCAGGTGATTTTGAGTCAGTACAAACCATCGCTAAACACATCAAAGACAGCCGTATTTGTGCACTTTCTCGTGCTGTAGCGAAAGATATCGACGCCGCAGCAGAAGCGCTTAAAGTTGCTGACCAGTTCCGTATTCATACCTTCATCTCAACATCGACGGTTCACGTACAAGACAAATTACGCCGCAGCTACGACGATGTAGTAGAAATGGCAGTAAAAGCCGTCAAACACGCTCGTAACTACACCGATGATGTTGAGTTCTCTTGTGAAGATGCCGGTCGTACCCCTATCGACAACCTATGTCGTATGGTTGAAGCCGCGATTAACGCAGGCGCTAAAACCATCAACATTCCAGACACCGTGGGCTACACAGTGCCTAACGAGTTTGGTGGCATTATTAAAACGCTATTCGATCGCGTACCAAACATCGATCAAGCAATCATCTCTGTTCACTGTCACGATGACTTAGGTATGTCAGTTGCGAACTCAATTGCTGCTGTGCAAGCGGGCGCTCGTCAAATTGAAGGCACAATCAATGGTATTGGCGAACGTGCGGGTAACTGTTCTTTAGAAGAAATTGCAATGATCATCAAAACTCGCCAAGAGCTTTTGGGTGTTCATACAGGCTTGGATCATAAAGAGATTCACCGTACCAGTAAGTTAGTTAGCCAGCTTTGCCACATGCCAATTCAAGACAACAAAGCAATCGTCGGTGCCAACGCATTCAGCCACTCTTCAGGCATTCACCAAGATGGCATGCTTAAGAATAAGAACACTTATGAGATCATGACGCCTGAGTCTATTGGCTTGAAAAACAAAGCCTTGAACCTAACAAGCCGTAGTGGCCGAGCAGCTGTTAAGAGCCACATGGACGCTATGGGTTATAAAGACAATGAGTACAATCTAGATTCATTGTACGAAGACTTCTTGAAGCTTGCTGACCGTAAAGGACAAGTGTTCGATTACGACCTAGAAGCATTGATGCACTTCGCGAATCTACGTGATGAAGATGACTTCTATAAACTTAACTACCTAAGCGTACAATCTGGTAGTGTTATGTCTACCACCAGCATCAAACTGCAATGTGGTGACGAAGAGAAATGCGAAGCCGCTGTCGGCAATGGCCCTGTTGATGCTTTATACCAATGTATCTACCGCTTAACAGGCTACGAAATCGCGTTGGATAAATTCGACCTTACTGCAAAAGGTGAAGGCGAGGATGGCTTAGGTCAAGCGGACATCATTGCTAACTATAAAGGCCGTAAATACCACGGTACGGGCGTTTCAACGGATATCGTTGAAGCTTCTGGTCAAGCGTTGCTACACGTTATTAATAGCATTCAACGCGCAGACACTATTGCTGAAATGAAACAGCAAAAATTCGCGACAGTTTAA
- a CDS encoding efflux RND transporter periplasmic adaptor subunit, with translation MKISKKLLFFPALAVGVISLVAAINLKPDLPTKPAGDRARLVETVSLEQQMIAPLAVGFGKVVPKVEWKAIAEVTGQIVYRHPDLEKGQIIPAGTEVLKIDPLDYELKLVQAEADLKSSQTSLAKLNQEEDNLKQTLKIEKNRLVISNKELQRKQDLRKKGLTSQSDVDLQQQSALSQQKLVLDIDNQIALMPDEKRVAEAVIKVNVSKVKEAQRSLDKTTIPLPRAMRIAQVDIEQNQVVNLQQEMFVAHGINVMEVEAQLSIHDMQTLASSFTQFPRDAAGIPNPYEAPIKASIQLNSGSLNLSWPAKVARISETVDENQATAGIILEIGQDYSALQPSSATPLVNGMFVKAEIEGLANLSWVVPERALHGDKIYLMDDSQRLQVVNVEVLYRRDNQVVVEGELHAGDKLILNDVLPAIEGMLLKESKPTELAADVQENAS, from the coding sequence ATGAAAATAAGCAAAAAGCTCCTATTCTTTCCGGCTCTAGCGGTTGGTGTTATCAGTCTTGTGGCTGCGATTAATCTAAAACCTGATCTGCCGACTAAGCCCGCTGGCGATCGAGCTCGTTTAGTCGAAACAGTCAGTTTAGAACAACAAATGATCGCGCCGTTGGCGGTGGGCTTTGGCAAGGTGGTACCCAAGGTTGAATGGAAAGCCATTGCTGAGGTGACTGGGCAGATTGTTTATCGACATCCAGACCTAGAAAAGGGGCAGATTATTCCAGCGGGTACTGAGGTACTTAAGATCGATCCCTTAGATTACGAGTTAAAGCTGGTACAAGCTGAAGCGGATCTTAAATCAAGCCAAACCTCATTAGCTAAGTTGAACCAAGAAGAAGATAATCTTAAGCAGACTCTAAAGATCGAAAAGAACCGTTTAGTGATCAGCAATAAAGAGCTGCAACGTAAACAAGATCTGCGTAAGAAAGGTCTCACCTCTCAGTCTGATGTCGATCTGCAGCAGCAAAGTGCGTTGTCTCAACAGAAGCTTGTATTGGATATTGATAACCAAATTGCGTTGATGCCAGATGAAAAGCGTGTCGCGGAAGCAGTGATTAAGGTGAATGTATCTAAAGTAAAAGAGGCGCAACGCTCTTTAGATAAAACAACCATCCCCCTGCCTAGAGCGATGAGAATTGCGCAGGTCGATATCGAACAAAACCAAGTGGTTAATCTTCAGCAAGAGATGTTTGTTGCTCACGGGATTAATGTTATGGAAGTTGAGGCTCAACTCTCTATTCACGATATGCAAACTTTAGCCTCAAGCTTTACTCAATTCCCTCGCGATGCTGCAGGCATACCGAACCCTTATGAAGCGCCTATCAAAGCAAGTATTCAGCTAAACAGTGGCAGCCTTAACCTCAGTTGGCCTGCAAAAGTGGCAAGAATCAGCGAAACCGTTGATGAGAACCAAGCTACAGCAGGGATCATTCTTGAAATTGGTCAAGACTATTCAGCTTTGCAGCCAAGCAGTGCAACCCCTTTGGTCAATGGCATGTTCGTCAAAGCTGAGATAGAAGGCTTGGCCAATCTTAGCTGGGTTGTCCCAGAGCGAGCTCTGCACGGTGATAAAATCTACCTGATGGATGACAGCCAGCGCTTACAAGTGGTGAATGTTGAAGTGCTTTATCGCCGAGATAACCAAGTGGTGGTGGAAGGTGAACTGCACGCTGGTGATAAGTTAATTCTCAATGACGTTTTACCTGCGATTGAAGGCATGCTGCTCAAAGAGTCAAAGCCTACTGAATTAGCAGCGGATGTGCAGGAGAATGCGTCATGA
- a CDS encoding TetR/AcrR family transcriptional regulator yields the protein MTARKAGRPQQNLDVRQLLIEHARDLFVVQPYDKVSTRLIAERAGVNIAMIRYYFGNKAGLFEAMLRETLRPMQLQMQKLVEESSHENFLDLMRTYYKEMVKVPKFPRLIAQVMNMPPSEVQRELLEKVFLDVAKPAQDVIFEKLVAQGILKQNMDPKLCRVSYISLMVFPFIAPPPLLAIHGIELNEAFLNRLIEHNIQLMTEGFINVSSPSSEQEPK from the coding sequence ATGACAGCACGCAAAGCCGGGCGGCCTCAACAGAATTTGGATGTACGACAACTATTAATAGAACATGCTCGTGATCTGTTTGTTGTCCAACCATACGATAAAGTATCGACTCGCTTAATTGCCGAGCGTGCAGGCGTGAACATCGCGATGATCCGTTATTACTTTGGTAATAAAGCGGGCTTGTTTGAGGCCATGCTTCGCGAAACGCTACGTCCTATGCAATTGCAAATGCAGAAGTTGGTTGAAGAGAGCAGTCACGAGAACTTTCTCGACTTAATGCGGACTTACTACAAAGAGATGGTTAAGGTGCCCAAGTTTCCTCGCTTGATTGCTCAAGTGATGAATATGCCACCCTCAGAAGTGCAGAGAGAATTGCTAGAGAAGGTCTTTCTTGATGTGGCTAAGCCTGCGCAAGATGTCATCTTTGAAAAGTTAGTTGCGCAGGGCATCTTGAAGCAAAACATGGATCCAAAACTCTGTCGCGTTTCGTATATAAGTTTGATGGTATTCCCTTTTATTGCACCGCCACCTTTGTTAGCGATCCACGGTATTGAGCTTAATGAAGCCTTTCTTAACCGTCTAATCGAACACAACATTCAATTGATGACCGAAGGCTTTATCAATGTATCTAGCCCTTCATCTGAGCAGGAACCCAAATAA
- a CDS encoding DUF547 domain-containing protein yields the protein MKQLLFIISLLFSTLAWSAPKSELWPYWNQSNEASQEQVSHQDWQQFIDSYLVKQEQNTLVRYQAVSSADKTKLKQYIKRLEQLNPLDYSKAEQYAYWVNLYNAVTVDLILDAYPIKSITKLGGLFSFGPWGDEVVVVNGKALTLNDIEHRILRPIWQDPRTHYAVNCASLGCPNLQSQAFTADNTEMLLEQAATEFVNSDKGVLIQNNNKLQLSSIYEWFAVDFGTEKQLIQHLEQYRTKPVTNTKNISYDYDWSLNQAN from the coding sequence ATGAAACAACTACTCTTTATCATTAGTCTACTTTTCTCAACCTTAGCTTGGTCTGCGCCTAAATCCGAACTTTGGCCATACTGGAACCAAAGCAATGAAGCCAGCCAAGAACAGGTATCTCATCAAGACTGGCAGCAATTTATCGATAGCTACTTAGTTAAACAAGAGCAAAACACCCTAGTTCGCTATCAAGCGGTGAGCAGTGCAGATAAGACAAAGCTCAAGCAGTACATCAAGAGATTAGAGCAGTTGAATCCACTCGACTATTCAAAAGCGGAACAGTATGCCTATTGGGTTAATCTATATAACGCCGTGACTGTCGATTTGATTCTTGATGCTTACCCAATAAAATCCATCACCAAGCTCGGCGGCTTATTTAGTTTCGGGCCATGGGGGGATGAAGTAGTCGTGGTTAATGGTAAGGCACTGACACTGAATGATATTGAGCATCGAATCCTAAGACCAATATGGCAAGACCCACGTACGCACTATGCTGTTAACTGTGCCAGCCTAGGTTGCCCTAACCTGCAATCTCAAGCCTTTACCGCTGACAACACCGAGATGCTGTTAGAGCAAGCCGCAACTGAATTTGTAAATAGTGACAAAGGTGTACTGATTCAAAATAATAATAAGCTTCAGTTATCATCGATTTACGAATGGTTTGCTGTGGATTTTGGTACGGAGAAACAACTCATTCAACACTTAGAACAATATCGAACAAAACCAGTAACGAACACTAAAAACATCAGTTATGACTATGATTGGTCGCTGAACCAAGCAAACTAG
- the leuC gene encoding 3-isopropylmalate dehydratase large subunit: MSTNQQAKTLYEKVYDAHVAVAAKGETPILYIDRHLVHEVTSPQAFDGLREKGRKVRQVGKTFATMDHNVSTQTKDINASGEMARIQMETLSKNCEEFGVTLYDLNHKYQGIVHVMGPELGITLPGMTIVCGDSHTATHGAFGSLAFGIGTSEVEHVLATQTLKQARAKTMKIEVKGKVAEGITAKDIVLAIIGKTTAAGGTGYVVEFCGEAITDLTMEGRMTVCNMAIELGAKAGLIAPDATTYEYIKGRKFSPEGEDLEAAIEYWNTLKTDADAEFDAVVTLEAADIKPQVTWGTNPGQVISVDTPIPAPESFADPVEKASAEKALAYMGLEAGKSLSDYNVDKVFVGSCTNSRIEDMRAAAAVAKGRQVAKHVQALIVPGSEQVKAQAEAEGLDKIFIEAGFEWRLPGCSMCLAMNNDRLGPQERCASTSNRNFEGRQGRDGRTHLVSPAMAAAAAIAGHFVDIREL, translated from the coding sequence ATGTCGACAAACCAGCAAGCAAAAACCTTATACGAAAAAGTTTATGACGCTCACGTTGCGGTTGCAGCGAAGGGCGAAACGCCAATTCTTTATATCGATCGCCACTTAGTTCATGAAGTAACGTCGCCACAAGCCTTTGATGGCCTGCGTGAAAAAGGCCGTAAAGTTCGCCAAGTAGGCAAAACTTTTGCAACCATGGATCACAACGTATCGACACAAACGAAAGACATCAACGCTTCTGGCGAGATGGCTCGTATCCAAATGGAAACGCTATCGAAAAACTGTGAAGAGTTTGGTGTCACGCTTTACGACCTAAACCACAAATACCAAGGTATTGTGCATGTAATGGGCCCTGAGTTAGGTATTACTCTGCCGGGCATGACCATCGTATGTGGTGACTCACACACGGCAACACACGGTGCATTTGGTTCTTTAGCATTCGGTATCGGTACTTCTGAAGTTGAGCACGTTTTAGCAACTCAAACGCTAAAACAAGCTCGCGCTAAAACCATGAAGATCGAAGTAAAAGGCAAAGTCGCTGAAGGCATTACCGCAAAAGATATCGTACTCGCGATCATCGGCAAAACAACAGCTGCTGGCGGTACAGGCTATGTGGTTGAATTCTGTGGTGAGGCAATTACTGACCTTACAATGGAAGGTCGCATGACGGTATGTAACATGGCAATCGAACTGGGTGCGAAAGCGGGCTTAATCGCTCCTGATGCAACGACTTACGAATACATCAAAGGTCGTAAGTTTTCTCCTGAGGGCGAAGATTTAGAAGCAGCTATTGAATACTGGAACACATTGAAAACCGATGCTGATGCAGAGTTCGATGCTGTTGTGACGCTAGAAGCTGCAGATATCAAACCACAGGTTACTTGGGGAACCAATCCCGGTCAGGTTATCTCGGTAGACACACCAATTCCTGCACCAGAAAGCTTTGCAGACCCTGTTGAAAAGGCATCTGCAGAAAAAGCTTTGGCTTACATGGGACTAGAGGCGGGTAAATCTCTATCGGATTACAACGTCGATAAAGTCTTCGTGGGTTCTTGTACTAACTCGCGTATCGAAGACATGCGTGCAGCTGCAGCAGTAGCGAAAGGCCGCCAAGTAGCGAAACATGTTCAAGCATTGATCGTTCCTGGTTCTGAGCAAGTAAAAGCACAAGCTGAAGCTGAAGGTCTAGATAAGATCTTCATCGAAGCAGGCTTTGAATGGCGCCTACCGGGTTGCTCTATGTGTCTTGCAATGAACAACGACCGTCTAGGTCCACAAGAACGCTGTGCTTCTACATCAAACCGTAACTTTGAAGGTCGCCAAGGCCGTGATGGTCGTACGCACCTAGTTAGCCCTGCAATGGCAGCCGCAGCGGCTATCGCTGGTCACTTTGTCGATATTCGTGAACTTTAA
- the leuB gene encoding 3-isopropylmalate dehydrogenase yields the protein MTDKSYKIAVLPGDGIGPEVMQQAHKVLDAIEKKHAISFSREEYDVGGIAIDNHGCPLPDATVAGCEESDAVLFGSVGGPKWEHLPPNDQPERGALLPLRKHFQLFCNLRPAQIHKGLESFSPLRADISGNGFDIVVVRELTGGIYFGQPKGREGEGATEKAFDTEVYHRYEIERIAKIAFESARLRNKNVYSIDKANVLQSSILWREVVEEVAKDYPDVKLNHMYIDNATMQLIKDPSQFDVMLCSNIFGDIISDECAMITGSMGMLPSASLNESNFGLYEPAGGSAPDIAGKNIANPVAQILSAALMLRYSLGEEAAAQDIETAVSKALSAGELTADLAGKNQALTTSEMGDKIAEYILAS from the coding sequence ATGACAGATAAATCATACAAAATTGCCGTACTACCTGGTGATGGCATTGGCCCAGAAGTAATGCAACAAGCACACAAAGTGCTAGACGCGATTGAAAAGAAACACGCAATTAGCTTTTCTCGCGAAGAGTATGATGTTGGTGGTATCGCGATTGATAACCACGGCTGTCCACTTCCAGACGCAACAGTTGCAGGCTGTGAAGAATCTGACGCGGTACTTTTTGGTTCTGTCGGCGGTCCTAAATGGGAACACCTTCCACCAAACGACCAACCTGAACGTGGTGCCCTACTTCCGCTACGTAAACACTTCCAACTGTTCTGCAATCTACGTCCTGCACAAATTCACAAGGGTTTAGAATCTTTCTCTCCTTTACGTGCTGACATTTCAGGCAATGGCTTCGACATCGTCGTTGTTCGTGAACTAACGGGCGGTATCTACTTCGGTCAACCAAAAGGCCGTGAAGGCGAAGGCGCAACTGAAAAAGCGTTTGATACTGAGGTTTACCACCGTTACGAAATCGAACGTATTGCAAAAATCGCGTTTGAATCTGCTCGTCTACGTAACAAAAACGTTTACTCAATCGATAAAGCGAACGTTCTACAGAGCTCTATTCTATGGCGTGAAGTAGTTGAAGAAGTAGCGAAAGACTACCCAGATGTGAAACTGAACCACATGTACATCGATAACGCGACCATGCAGCTAATCAAAGATCCATCTCAGTTTGACGTGATGCTTTGTTCAAACATCTTTGGTGACATCATCTCTGATGAGTGTGCAATGATCACTGGCTCTATGGGCATGCTTCCTTCTGCAAGCTTGAACGAAAGCAACTTCGGCTTATACGAACCAGCGGGCGGCAGTGCTCCAGATATCGCAGGTAAGAACATCGCGAACCCAGTAGCACAAATTCTTTCTGCTGCGCTAATGCTTCGTTACAGCCTAGGCGAAGAAGCCGCAGCGCAAGACATCGAAACAGCGGTATCTAAAGCGCTTTCTGCTGGCGAGCTAACAGCAGATCTTGCAGGCAAAAACCAAGCACTGACTACCTCAGAAATGGGTGACAAGATCGCAGAGTACATCTTAGCTTCATAA
- the leuD gene encoding 3-isopropylmalate dehydratase small subunit, with the protein MSGFQQHTGLVVPLDTANIDTDAIIPKQFLQKVNRIGFGKHLFHDWRFLDDAGQQPNPEFVMNAPRYKGASILLARENFGCGSSREHAPWALADYGIQVMIAPSFADIFYGNSINNQMVPVRLTEQEVDEIFQFVEANEGAEIHVDLEAMKVSANGKEYSFEIDEFRRHCLLNGLDNIGLTLQHADKISEFEAKIPSFLK; encoded by the coding sequence ATGTCAGGTTTTCAACAACACACCGGATTAGTCGTTCCTCTAGATACGGCCAACATCGATACTGATGCGATCATTCCAAAGCAATTTCTACAGAAAGTAAACCGTATTGGTTTTGGTAAGCACTTGTTCCACGATTGGCGCTTCCTAGATGACGCAGGCCAACAACCAAATCCCGAGTTTGTAATGAACGCACCACGCTATAAAGGCGCTTCAATCCTACTGGCTCGTGAAAACTTTGGTTGTGGTTCATCTCGTGAACACGCACCTTGGGCGCTTGCTGATTACGGTATTCAAGTGATGATCGCTCCAAGCTTTGCCGATATATTCTACGGTAACTCGATCAATAACCAGATGGTGCCGGTTCGTCTTACAGAGCAGGAAGTTGATGAAATCTTCCAGTTCGTAGAAGCGAATGAAGGTGCTGAGATCCACGTTGATTTAGAAGCAATGAAAGTCAGTGCGAATGGAAAAGAATACTCGTTTGAAATTGATGAGTTCCGTCGTCACTGTTTGCTAAATGGCCTAGATAACATCGGCCTAACACTTCAACACGCAGATAAGATTTCAGAGTTTGAAGCTAAGATTCCTAGCTTCCTGAAATAA
- a CDS encoding DUF924 family protein, with product MTLTYHDVLEFWFDELTPKDWFTGGEEVDVLIKTRFSELHKVAVQGELFEWRQTAEGRLAEIIVLDQFSRNIGRNSPAAFSADPMVLALAQESVAGGFDHQLNQQQKSFLYMPYMHSESLLIHEQAVLLFSQTGLENNLDFEFKHKVIIERFGRYPHRNEVLGRTSTPEEVEFLQQPGSSF from the coding sequence ATGACGTTAACTTACCATGATGTTTTAGAGTTTTGGTTCGATGAGCTGACGCCTAAAGACTGGTTTACTGGCGGTGAAGAGGTCGATGTTTTAATTAAGACTCGATTCTCTGAATTGCATAAAGTTGCTGTACAAGGTGAACTTTTTGAATGGCGTCAAACAGCGGAAGGGCGTTTGGCAGAGATTATCGTTCTGGACCAGTTTTCTAGAAATATTGGCAGAAACAGTCCGGCGGCATTTTCAGCAGACCCGATGGTACTAGCTTTAGCTCAGGAATCGGTTGCTGGTGGTTTTGACCATCAGTTGAATCAACAACAAAAAAGCTTTTTGTATATGCCTTATATGCACAGCGAATCTCTGTTGATTCATGAACAAGCTGTTTTGCTCTTTTCTCAGACGGGTCTAGAAAATAATCTGGATTTTGAGTTCAAGCATAAAGTGATTATTGAGCGTTTTGGTCGTTATCCTCACCGTAATGAAGTGTTGGGGCGAACTTCGACTCCTGAAGAGGTTGAATTCTTGCAGCAACCGGGCTCAAGCTTTTAA